In Streptomyces sclerotialus, the DNA window GGCCGACCTGAGCCGATCGGGGCTCTGGTGTGGGACGGGTCAAGCGGCGGGTCACGAGGGTGATGATGGTCCAGTTGATGTGTGCCTCGCTGTGCTGCGGGAGCCTTTCATCATCCCGGACATTCCTCCGCGCCGGCGCCCAGCAGCGCCGCGGGGATGAGCTGCTGCTCACCGCGGTGCACCGGTTCGCCGCCCAGCTACCGCTGTCGGTCCGGCAGCGGGTACGCGCTGGTCTCCATTGGGGTGCAGCGCGGGCAAGAACACCGCCGCGCAGCTGCTTGCACGGCTCAACTCCCCCTCTCTCTAGCAGAGTTGGGGATGCCCGCTCGAGGCTCAGGCGCTGTCGTCGGCGCACGGGGAGCCGCTGCCGTACCCGAAACCCCCCACCCGGGACAAGCCGGCACTGCGGGTGTGGTGGGCGGGGTCGGAGATGACGTCCATCAGCCGGGAACTGGTACGCCCTATACCCAAGGGGCCCGCAGTTCGCCGAGGGCGCGCTGGTGTCTGCGGAGCTGGTGCGCATGCTTCGGGGCGCTCCAGGACGAGGCCCCCGCCCGGTACAAGCGGTGGCGCGTCAACTCGGGGCGGGCCGGGTACGGCTGGTGTGCAGGACCCGGGTGACGGAGTTGCTGAGGAAGGGATCGTAGGCGGTGCACAGGCACCCCGCTCACCCCCGGCACGCAACGGCTCCGGCCCACCTCGACGCGGTCCACCTGCCGATTCATCCGAGATCTGCAGGTCGAGCGCGTGACTCCGCGCGCGGCCGGCACCGACGTGGAAACCGCCCTGGCACCTCGGTCATCAGGGGGTTGCTGGGGGTGGGCGTGATGGACGACGCAGGGGCTCTGGTGAGTTACCGATGCCGGGACGGTGAATGCGTCGAGGGCCTGGCGTGGCGATCGGTCCCGCTGGATCGGCTGGTCCAGGCAACTCCGGGGCGCACGGTCCGGTGGTACCGAGGGCAGAGGCACTTCTCATGAGTCTACGGGTTTCGGCACACTGAGTGATCGCGTGATCTGCGGGAGTCGCCTGGAGCTGGTGAGGCTTCTCTTCGCCGACTTCGTCCGGTCCGTACGGGGCATCCATCGTCGCGCAGCCGTTTCCTCCGGTGATATCGGCTCTGCCCAGAACGTTCCGCCGCGCGCCGCTACGGAGTCACCAAGGGAAGCGGGGCGAAGACGTGTCGCTCCCACAGCCGACGCGACGCCTCCTCCGGATAGGTGGCGACCGTCGGCGCGGTGTCGAAGAGTTGGACGCGGCGCTGGCCGCTGTTGTAGGCGGGCCAGCCCGGATCTCCCGTGGTGGCGAAGGCGGTCCAGGCGGACCGGAAGCGGGCGGACAATGCCCCGGCCTCGGGCGACGGCGTGGGACCGATCAGCATTTCCCCGATGCCGCCATAAACACCGAAGGTCAGAGGCACGTCCAGGCCGTGGCAGGCGCCGAGCGCACCGTCGTCGGCGGGGGAGAACGCGGTCGGTGTGCAGGCGACGGGACCAGCGGTGGACGTACTCACGCATCCGGGGCCGAGTGCGGCCCCGGCCTCGGCCAGCTTGCGCGGATCCACGCCGGCCAAGTCGGCCACCGTCGGACGCGGTCCGATCCCGCCGGCCAGGGTCTCGGCGACGTCCTTGGCCAACGCAACCGAGAAGAAGGGTCCTGGCACGCTCTGGGCGATGGCCCTATGGAACAGCGACCGGGCCCGGGGCATGGCCATGAGGGCGGCGATGGATCCGGCGCCGGCCGACTCGCCGAAGACGGTGACCTGCTCCGGATCTCCTCCGAAGGCGGTGATGTGCTCCCGCGCCCACTCCCCATTCGTGCGTACGCGATTAGTACGCCTTCTGTACGGTGAACGTGCGCGAACGGTACGCTTCTTGAGATAGGGTGGGAGCAGGAGGTGTTCCATGTCCGAGTTGTTCGACGCGGTCGACGCGCTGGTCGCGTCCCGCGCTCCGCTGCCGCCGGCGGCGGAGCGCAAGCGGCTGCGCCAGGCGCATGGCCTGACGCTGGACGAGGTGGCCGGTGCGCTGAATGTGCGCCGGGCCACGGTGTCCGGCTGGGAGTCGGCCAAGAAGCCGACCGAGCCGCGCGGTCCGGAACGTGAGGCGTACGCGCGACTGCTCAGGCAGCTCGCGGAGCTCTACCCCGCCCCCGGCCCGACGGAGGAGCCGGCCGCTGCGGCCGCGGTACCGGAGTCGTTCACCGGCACGGCCCCCGAGGTCGCGGCCGAGTCTGCACAGGAGGCCGCCCAGAGCGCCCCCACCCCCACTTCCGCCCCCACTTCCACTTCCACCCCCGCTCCCGTTGCCGCTGCTCCGCAGGCCGCAGCGCGTCCGGCGCGCACCGCCAGGAGCACGTCGGCCTCCCGCCGCCCAGGGACGCGGAAAGCGGCCCCGGCCAGCACCGTCAGCACCCCGGCGAGCACCGACCCGCGCTTCGAGAACGGGCCGTTGGCGGTCGTCGACGTCGAGGACGGGAAGGTACTGGCGTACTGCGTCGGCGGCCTGGTCCTGGACGTGCCCGCCAAATCCCTCCCGGCACTGATCGACTGGACGCTCAAGGAGGCGAAGCTGGGGCAGCCCAAGCTGTCCGGCCCGGGCAAGGACGCCGATCCGCTGCTGGTCCTCACCGAGTCCGCCCTGGAGCGCTACGGCCTGCCGGCCGCCCTCAGCGAAGAGGAGCGGCTCGCTGGGCGGATCCCGGAAGGCCACAAGGTCATCAAGCAGCTGGCCCGCGCCGAGTGGCAGCTGACCAAGCGCGGGTTCGGGCCGTGGGCACGGATCTACCGCCCGGCCAAGGGCTCGGAGCGGGCCTGTGTGCAGCTGTGCATTCCCTCCTGGCACGCGCTGGACTCCCGGCACTGGGGCGAGGCCGGGCAGCTGCCGCCGGCCGACCTCGCCCGCGTCCTGGGGACGTACGCCTCCCGGGTGATGACGCCGCGCGGCTCCACCGCCGTCACCGGCCTGGAGCTGATGACCGCGCTGCACCCGCCGACCCGCGCCTCCGAGCCGGATGCCGACGGCCGCCGCCACTCCGAGCACAACCCCGGCTCGCTGGGGAAGGACCCGGTGGACTGCGCACCGTGCGAGGCCCCCGACGGACACCCGCTCCTGGCGGCCCTGCCGCGCTTCCACGTCCGCGGCCCCGACGAGAAGCTCTTCGAGGAGGCGTACGACTGGGCGCGCCCGATGACCGACGACGAATGCCTGCACCGCAACCTGGTCGGCATCGACGTGAACCTCGCCTTCGCCGCCGGCGCCAACGGACTGCCCGTCGGCCTCGGCGCGCCCACGCACGTCACGAACCCGGTCTTCGATGCGAAGCTGCCCGGCTCCTGGCTGGTCGACCTCTCCCACGTCGACCTCTCCCGCGTGAAGGTCGCCAAGGACAAGTGGGCAGAGCTGGACAGCGCGCTGCTGCCCAGCCCGTTCACGCCGAAGGGCGAGCGCCCCGAGGGCCCGGCCTGGTACGCGACCCCGACCGTCGCCTATGCGGTGGAGCTGGGTTATGAGGTGCGCCCGCTGGAGGCGTACGTCCGGTACGAGAACGGCCGCTACCTGGACGGCTGGTACACCCGGCTGCGCGACGCCTACCTCGCCACGATGGCCGACCTCGGCGTCGACGCGAACCTGTCGCCGGAGGACTTCCTGGCGGCGATGGAGGGCTACCGCGGCCGCGACCCGGAGCTGGCGATCGTGGTGTCCGCGATCAAGGCGACGGTCAAGGGCGGCCTGGGCAAGCTGCGCGAGCGCCCGCGCGGGGAGGGCTGGCGGCCGGGTGAGCCGTGGCGGGCGCTGTCCCGGCCCACCTGGCGCCCTGACATCCGCGCGGCGGTCATCTCCCGTACCCGGATCAACCTCCACCGCAAGATCGTCAAGCACGCGGCGTTCACCGGCCAGTACCCGGTCGCGGTCCTCTCCGACTGCGTCGTGTACGCGGTCAACGGCGAATCGCCGCTGGACTTCCTGCCCTACCGCGAGGGCAAGCCGCTGCCCGGCGGCTTCAAGCTCGGCGTGAACCCCGGCCTGGTCAAGCACGAGGGCACGCAGACCACGCTGTGGGGCGAGGGCGTACGGGAGCAGTTCAACGCCCCCGAGCTCAACCTCGCCCGGTACATCAAGGACGGCACCGTCACCAATGTCGACAACGGGGAGTAGGTAGGCGATGGCCAAGGAATTCGGGGACGGCCTGGACCAGGCGGTGCAGAAGGCGTTCACCCGCCCGGCGCCGAAGTCGGCCGGCGCCCAGATGCGGTACCTGGTCAAGCAGCTCAAGGGCACCCGCGCGGTCGCCCAGATGCTGCGGATCTCCCAGCGCACCGTGGAGCGGTATGTGAAGGACCAGATCAAAAAGCCCCGCCCGGACCTCGCCGCGCGCCTGGAGCGCGAGGTGAAGAAGCGGTGGCAGCCCCAGATCCGGGCCAAGGCCCGGCAAAAGGCGGCAACCACCGGCGGCATCGTCATCGACACCCGCGCCCGCCTCGGCTACACCGCACCCATCGGCACCACCGACCAGGACCGCATCCGCCACCTGACCGTCGCCCTACCGCCGCAGTACGCCGCCCGCCTCTTCGACGCACAGGAGGCCGGCGCCGGCGAGCAGCAGCTCAAGGAGATCGCGGCCGAAGCGCTCAAAGAGGTGTACTTCCAGGACAGCGGCCGCCGCGCCGGCAGCCTGGAAGAAGTCCGGTTCACGGACATCGAGCACCTGGAGTTCGACCTGTAGGAGCCGCGCCCCGAGCAGCCGGCGAGCCCGGACCGATGTGGTCCGGGCTCGCTCGCGTATCCGCGGAGATCGATGGTGTGACTGAGCGTTCCAAGTGATGCCCCGTCAGCCATCCCGATGTCCTCGCCCCAGCCACTGCCCGAGGGCTCAACTGCACCGTTCGAATGTCGGTGAGTCGGTGAGTCGGTGCGTTGGTGCGTCGGTGCGTCGGCCGTGGTCGAGCCATGGAAGCTCCGTGGACGGCGAGTCCTTCGCCATCCGACGGGCGTCGACGGCGGGGAGACGCGGGTCACATCCGTCCGTGTCACAGGACGTCGGGCCACCTCGTCTCAGGGGTGTAGCCATTGACGACCACAGAGGAGCACACCATGGACGCGAGGCTGGACTACTTCGCCGACCCGACCGCCGGCAAGGCCCTGAAGTACTTCATGTCGGCGGGCAAGGCGCTCAAGGACTCGCCGCTGCCGGCCGCGACGCAGGAGCTGGTGGCACTGCGCGTGAGTCAGATCAACGGCTGCGCCGTCTGCATGGACATGCACACCAAGGAGGCCGCCGCTGCCGGCGAGACCACGGTGCGGCTGAACCTGGTCGCGGCGTGGCGGGAGGCCACGGTCTTCACCGAGGCCGAGCGTGCCGCGCTGGAACTGGCGGAGGAAGGGACCCGGGTCGCGGATGCGGCCAGGGGCGTCAGCGATGAGGTGTGGTCGTACGCCGCCGAGCACTACGACGAGGAACAGCTCACCGCCCTGGTGGTCCTGGTCTCCTTCATGAATGCGGTGAACCGGCTGAACATCATCACCCAGCAGCCGGCCGGCAACTATCAGCCCGGACAGTTCCACTGAACGGCATCAGCGACTGGCTCGGGGTCCGGCTGCGGACTCCGGGCCCGGGTCCGCAGCCCGGGTCCGCAGCCTGG includes these proteins:
- a CDS encoding carboxylesterase family protein, which codes for MEHLLLPPYLKKRTVRARSPYRRRTNRVRTNGEWAREHITAFGGDPEQVTVFGESAGAGSIAALMAMPRARSLFHRAIAQSVPGPFFSVALAKDVAETLAGGIGPRPTVADLAGVDPRKLAEAGAALGPGCVSTSTAGPVACTPTAFSPADDGALGACHGLDVPLTFGVYGGIGEMLIGPTPSPEAGALSARFRSAWTAFATTGDPGWPAYNSGQRRVQLFDTAPTVATYPEEASRRLWERHVFAPLPLVTP
- the tap gene encoding telomere-associated protein Tap; its protein translation is MSELFDAVDALVASRAPLPPAAERKRLRQAHGLTLDEVAGALNVRRATVSGWESAKKPTEPRGPEREAYARLLRQLAELYPAPGPTEEPAAAAAVPESFTGTAPEVAAESAQEAAQSAPTPTSAPTSTSTPAPVAAAPQAAARPARTARSTSASRRPGTRKAAPASTVSTPASTDPRFENGPLAVVDVEDGKVLAYCVGGLVLDVPAKSLPALIDWTLKEAKLGQPKLSGPGKDADPLLVLTESALERYGLPAALSEEERLAGRIPEGHKVIKQLARAEWQLTKRGFGPWARIYRPAKGSERACVQLCIPSWHALDSRHWGEAGQLPPADLARVLGTYASRVMTPRGSTAVTGLELMTALHPPTRASEPDADGRRHSEHNPGSLGKDPVDCAPCEAPDGHPLLAALPRFHVRGPDEKLFEEAYDWARPMTDDECLHRNLVGIDVNLAFAAGANGLPVGLGAPTHVTNPVFDAKLPGSWLVDLSHVDLSRVKVAKDKWAELDSALLPSPFTPKGERPEGPAWYATPTVAYAVELGYEVRPLEAYVRYENGRYLDGWYTRLRDAYLATMADLGVDANLSPEDFLAAMEGYRGRDPELAIVVSAIKATVKGGLGKLRERPRGEGWRPGEPWRALSRPTWRPDIRAAVISRTRINLHRKIVKHAAFTGQYPVAVLSDCVVYAVNGESPLDFLPYREGKPLPGGFKLGVNPGLVKHEGTQTTLWGEGVREQFNAPELNLARYIKDGTVTNVDNGE
- the tpg gene encoding telomere-protecting terminal protein Tpg, encoding MAKEFGDGLDQAVQKAFTRPAPKSAGAQMRYLVKQLKGTRAVAQMLRISQRTVERYVKDQIKKPRPDLAARLEREVKKRWQPQIRAKARQKAATTGGIVIDTRARLGYTAPIGTTDQDRIRHLTVALPPQYAARLFDAQEAGAGEQQLKEIAAEALKEVYFQDSGRRAGSLEEVRFTDIEHLEFDL
- a CDS encoding carboxymuconolactone decarboxylase family protein, translating into MDARLDYFADPTAGKALKYFMSAGKALKDSPLPAATQELVALRVSQINGCAVCMDMHTKEAAAAGETTVRLNLVAAWREATVFTEAERAALELAEEGTRVADAARGVSDEVWSYAAEHYDEEQLTALVVLVSFMNAVNRLNIITQQPAGNYQPGQFH